In Mytilus edulis chromosome 6, xbMytEdul2.2, whole genome shotgun sequence, the following proteins share a genomic window:
- the LOC139527728 gene encoding cartilage matrix protein-like, with protein sequence MDVLHFVLLSFVLFISVSNGMASGRYKRAPYCKTRIDLAFVIDSSRSISRNDFEKQIQFVNDIVDFLDVGSDETRVAAVSFSNHLFPQFGFNDYTTKTDVLGAINGIKHSMGDATRTYLALEHTHQTLFAPGNGERPDVVDVVVVLTDGATNPGSYDRLSGSQGKQKTQNEAAKIKERGAYIFAIGVGRGVDVNELNGISSDPDQRFTIQVSGFNELNSDEVKQMLLKRACVEIETTPAPTPAPTTTPKQKTEDCKELLADIFFVLDQSSSIKTEANFNKTLHFVTGVIDYLQVSPSETQVGALKFSDKPEMQFHLTDYTDKQEAASAVSRIKWKGGNTYLDKALRMLRTEGLNKAYGSRDDVPQIAVIITDGVSTNPYETKKELAKLHSLNYLLFAIGVGPYRDPAELARIANNPANVFEVESPNGLQAIRESLVTRICAQGISASVEKKKP encoded by the exons ATGGATGTTCTACATTTTGTGCTGCTTTCGTTT GTCCTCTTTATCAGCG TTTCAAATGGAATGGCATCCGGCAGGTACAAGCGGGCGCCATATTGTAAGACCCGGATTGATCTTGCTTTTGTTATTGACTCCTCCAGAAGTATTTCAAGAAACGAtttcgaaaaacaaatacaatttgtAAATGACATCGTCGACTTTCTTGATGTTGGTTCAGACGAGACTAGAGTTGCTGCGGTATCTTTCAGTAATCACCTGTTTCCTCAATTTGGATTTAACGATTACACAACCAAGACTGATGTGCTTGGTGCCATCAATGGTATTAAGCATTCCATGGGTGACGCAACTAGGACATATCTTGCTTTAGAACACACACACCAAACACTGTTCGCACCTGGTAATGGGGAACGACCTGATGTAGTAGATGTTGTTGTTGTCTTGACAGACGGAGCTACAAATCCTGGCAGTTATGATAGGTTATCTGGAAGCCAGGGAAAACAAAAGACCCAAAATGAAGCAGCTAAAATTAAAGAAAGAGGAGCTTATATATTTGCCATTGGAGTTGGAAGGGGGGTTGATGTCAACGAACTCAATGGAATATCCAGTGATCCAGATCAAAGATTTACCATCCAAGTGTCAGGTTTCAATGAGTTAAATTCAGATGAAGTAAAGCAGATGTTGCTAAAACGTGCATGTGTTG AAATAGAGACAACACCAGCACCAACACCCGCACCTACAACAACAC CCAAACAAAAAACCGAAG ACTGCAAGGAACTGTTGGCAGACATTTTCTTTGTACTTGACCAATCTTCAAGCATAAAAACAGAAGCAAACTTCAACAAGACGTTACACTTCGTAACTGGTGTAATCGATTATCTTCAAGTATCGCCTTCAGAAACACAAGTTGGAGCTCTTAAATTTAGCGACAAACCCGAGATGCAATTTCATTTAACAGACTATACAGACAAGCAAGAAGCAGCATCAGCCGTTTCTAGGATAAAGTGGAAAGGAGGCAATACCTACTTAGATAAGGCATTAAGAATGTTGAGGACAGAAGGACTAAATAAAGCATATGGTTCTAGAGATGATGTTCCACAAATCGCTGTAATCATTACAGATGGTGTATCTACAAATCCTTATGAAACAAAGAAAGAACTGGCAAAGCTTCACTCTCTGAACTACTTGTTATTTGCCATAG GAGTCGGACCTTATAGAGACCCTGCTGAATTGGCTCGTATTGCTAACAACCCAGCCAATGTTTTTGAAGTAGAAAGTCCAAATGGACTGCAAGCCATTCGAGAGTCTTTGGTGACGAGGATATGTGCCCAGGGTATAA GTGCCTCAGTAGAAAAGAAAAAACCTTAA